The proteins below come from a single Candidatus Cloacimonadota bacterium genomic window:
- a CDS encoding helix-turn-helix domain-containing protein, whose amino-acid sequence MANSKKVKLRKHNESAKELDIDFSSIPKWKQDLIDIVADLSVKRVKLRMTQEALAQKMGVKQPVVARFEHMGR is encoded by the coding sequence ATGGCAAATTCAAAAAAGGTAAAGCTGCGCAAACATAATGAGTCAGCGAAAGAACTGGACATAGATTTCTCCTCGATTCCTAAGTGGAAACAGGACCTGATCGATATCGTAGCTGATCTCTCTGTGAAAAGAGTTAAACTGAGGATGACTCAGGAAGCACTGGCCCAAAAGATGGGCGTGAAGCAACCCGTGGTAGCCAGGTTTGAACACATGGGCAGGA